The proteins below are encoded in one region of Gambusia affinis linkage group LG07, SWU_Gaff_1.0, whole genome shotgun sequence:
- the LOC122833530 gene encoding plasma membrane calcium-transporting ATPase 2-like isoform X6 — protein sequence MANNTADHPPGNSVAEGGHDGGHDGGHDSDFGINMQELKDLMELRSAEAVGKIQDGHGDVQNICRKLKTSPIEGLSGNLADLEKRHAAFGKNFIPPKKAKTFLQLVWEALQDVTLIILEIAAIISLGLSFYHPPGGNAEACGQAAGGVEDEGEAQAGWIEGAAILFSVIIVVLVTAFNDWSKEKQFRGLQSRIEQEQKFTVIRKGQVIQIPVAEIVVGDIAQIKYGDLLPADGILIQGNDLKLDESSLTGESDQVRKSLDKDPMLLSGTHVMEGSGRMVVSAVGLNSQTGIIFTLLGSSEHDEEKKVKKAKTQDGIALEIQPLKSEEATESEEKEEVKQVKKVNVTKKEKSVLQGKLTRLAVQIGKAGLFMSALTVIILILYFVIYTFAIQGLPWMAECTPIYIQYFVKFFIIGVTVLVVAVPEGLPLAVTISLAYSVKKMMKDNNLVRHLDACETMGNATAICSDKTGTLTMNRMTVVQAYVGDMHYRTVPEPDAINPGTLDTLVNSISVNSAYTTKILPPEKEGGLPRHVGNKTECALLGLVLGLKRDYQPIRDEIPEEKMYKVYTFNSSRKSMSTVLQNADGGFRMYSKGASEIVLRKCSRILDAKGQPRVFKTKDQDEMVKKVIEPMACDGLRTICVAYRDFPAEAGEPNWDNENDILNELTCIAVVGIEDPVRPEVPAAIAKCQRAGITVRMVTGDNINTARAIATKCGILLPGEEFLCLEGKEFNTQIRNDKGEVEQERLDKVWPKLRVLARSSPTDKHTLVKGIIDSTVGETRQVVAVTGDGTNDGPALKKADVGFAMGIAGTDVAKEASDIILTDDNFTSIVKAVMWGRNVYDSISKFLQFQLTVNVVAVIVAFTGACITQDSPLKAVQMLWVNLIMDTLASLALATEPPTESLLLRKPYGRDKPLISRTMMKNILGHAVFQLIIIFTLLFAGEKFFNIDSGRNAPLHSPPSEHYTIVFNVFVMMQLFNEINARKIHGERNVFEGVYKNPIFCSVVLGTFALQIIIVQFGGKPFSCAPLTIDQWLWCVFVGMGELLWGQLISAIPTHHLKFLKEAGHGITKEEIHKEDLTEDTDEIDHAEMELRRGQILWFRGLNRIQTQIKVVNAFRSSIFEMESPHSRSSIHSFMAHPEFLPHSEEEAPRFSIIEEKSDAIEELH from the exons ATGGCCAACAACACAGCCGACCACCCTCCGGGGAACTCGGTGGCTGAGGGCGGCCATGACGGCGGCCATGACGGCGGCCATGACAGCGACTTCGGAATTAACATGCAGGAGCTGAAGGACCTGATGGAGCTGCGGAGCGCTGAGGCTGTCGGAAAGATCCAGGACGGTCACGGAGACGTGCAGAACATCTGCCGCAAGCTCAAGACCTCGCCCATCGAAG gacTGTCTGGAAACCTGGCCGATCTAGAAAAGCGCCACGCTGCATTTGGGAAGAACTTTATTCCTCCCAAGAAGGCTAAGACGTTCCTACAGCTGGTGTGGGAGGCGCTGCAGGACGTCACACTGATCATCCTGGAGATCGCCGCCATCATCTCCCTGGGCCTGTCCTTCTACCATCCACCAGGGGGCAATGCTGAAG CATGTGGCCAGGCTGCGGGCGGCGTGGAGGACGAGGGAGAGGCGCAGGCCGGCTGGATCGAGGGAGCCGCCATCTTGTTCTCTGTCATCATCGTGGTTCTGGTCACGGCCTTCAACGACTGGTCCAAGGAGAAGCAGTTCCGCGGCCTCCAGAGTCGCATCGAGCAGGAGCAGAAGTTCACAGTCATCCGGAAAGGCCAGGTGATCCAGATCCCCGTGGCTGAGATTGTGGTGGGAGACATCGCTCAGATCAAGTACG GAGACCTGCTTCCCGCCGACGGCATCCTGATCCAAGGCAACGACCTGAAGCTGGATGAGAGCTCTCTGACCGGAGAGTCGGATCAGGTCCGGAAGTCCCTGGACAAAGACCCCATGCTGCTGTCCG GGACTCATGTGATGGAAGGCTCTGGCAGGATGGTGGTGTCTGCCGTTGGCCTCAACTCCCAGACCGGCATCATCTTCACCCTGCTGGGCTCCAGTGAGCACGACGAGGAGAAGAAAGTCAAAAAAG CCAAAACCCAGGACGGCATCGCGCTGGAGATCCAGCCGCTGAAGAGCGAGGAGGCCACCGAGtcggaggagaaggaggaggtgaagcaGGTCAAGAAGGTCAACGTGACCAAGAAGGAGAAGTCTGTTCTGCAGGGCAAGCTGACCCGGCTGGCGGTCCAGATCGGCAAGGCTG GTCTGTTCATGTCCGCCCTCACcgtcatcatcctcatcctctaCTTCGTCATCTACACGTTCGCCATCCAGGGCCTCCCCTGGATGGCCGAGTGCACGCCCATCTACATCCAGTACTTCGTCAAGTTCTTCATCATCGGCGTGACTGTTCTGGTGGTGGCGGTTCCCGAGGGGCTGCCGCTCGCCGTCACCATCTCTCTGGCCTATTCCGTCAAGAAGATGATGAAGGACAACAACCTGGTGCGCCACCTGGACGCCTGTGAGACAATGGGCAACGCCACGGCCATCTGCTCGGACAAGACGGGCACGCTGACCATGAACCGCATGACCGTGGTGCAGGCGTACGTCGGCGACATGCACTACAGGACGGTCCCGGAACCCGACGCCATCAACCCGGGAACCCTGGACACCCTGGTCAACAGCATCTCCGTCAACTCCGCCTACACCACCAAGATCTTG CCTCCAGAGAAGGAAGGCGGCCTCCCGCGCCACGTCGGCAACAAGACGGAGTGCGCCCTGCTGGGCCTGGTGCTGGGCCTGAAGAGGGActaccagccaatcagagacgaGATCCCAGAGGAAAAGATGTACAAGGTTTACACGTTCAACTCCTCCCGCAAGTCCATGAGCACAGTGCTGCAGAACGCTGATGGAGGCTTCCGGATGTACAGCAAAGGAGCGTCGGAAATCGTCCTGAGGAA GTGCTCCCGGATCCTAGACGCCAAGGGTCAGCCCCGTGTGTTCAAGACCAAAGACCAAGACGAGATGGTGAAGAAGGTGATCGAGCCGATGGCGTGCGACGGACTGCGGACCATCTGCGTGGCGTACCGGGATTTCCCTGCTGAGGCCGGGGAACCCAACTGGGACAACGAGAACGACATCCTGAACGAGCTGACCTGCATCGCCGTGGTGGGCATCGAGGACCCCGTCAGACCCGAG GTACCCGCGGCTATCGCTAAGTGCCAGCGGGCGGGAATCACCGTGCGCATGGTAACCGGGGACAACATCAACACGGCCCGCGCCATCGCCACCAAGTGCGGCATCCTGCTGCCAGGAGAGGAGTTCCTCTGTCTGGAGGGCAAAGAGTTCAACACGCAGATCAGGAACGACAAGGGAGAG GTAGAACAGGAGCGTCTGGACAAAGTCTGGCCCAAACTTCGTGTTTTAGCGCGTTCATCGCCGACGGATAAACACACCCTGGTTAAAG GAATCATCGACAGCACGGTGGGAGAAACCCGACAGGTGGTGGCCGTGACGGGAGACGGCACCAACGATGGCCCTGCTCTCAAGAAAGCCGACGTCGGCTTTGCCATG GGCATCGCCGGTACCGACGTGGCCAAGGAGGCCTCTGACATCATCCTGACCGACGATAACTTCACCAGCATCGTAAAGGCCGTCATGTGGGGCAGGAATGTCTACGACAGCATCTCCAAGTTCCTGCAGTTCCAGCTGACCGTCAACGTGGTGGCCGTGATCGTGGCCTTCACCGGCGCCTGCATCACTCAG GACTCCCCTCTGAAGGCCGTGCAGATGCTGTGGGTCAACCTCATTATGGACACGCTGGCGTCCCTCGCTCTGGCCACCGAACCGCCCACCGAGTCGCTGCTGCTACGCAAACCCTACGGCCGCGACAAGCCCCTCATCTCCCGGACCATGATGAAGAACATTCTGGGCCACGCCGTGTTCCagctcatcatcatcttcactCTGCTGTTTGCAG GGGAAAAGTTCTTCAACATCGACAGCGGCCGCAACGCTCCGCTGCACTCCCCGCCGTCTGAACACTACACCATCGTCTTCAACGTGTTCGTGATGATGCAGCTCTTCAATGAGATCAACGCCAGGAAGATCCACGGCGAGAGGAACGTGTTCGAGGGCGTGTACAAGAATCCCATCTTCTGCAGCGTGGTCCTGGGCACCTTTGCCCTGCAG ATCATCATCGTTCAGTTCGGAGGGAAGCCGTTCTCCTGCGCGCCGCTCACCATCGACCAGTGGCTGTGGTGCGTCTTCGTGGGAATGGGCGAGCTGCTGTGGGGACAG CTGATCTCGGCCATCCCGACCCACCACCTCAAGTTCCTGAAGGAAGCGGGCCACGGCATCACCAAGGAGGAGATCCACAAGGAGGACCTGACGGAGGACACGGACGAGATCGACCACGCAGAGATGGAGCTGCGGCGAGGCCAGATCCTCTGGTTCCGAGGGCTCAACCGGATCCAAACCCAG
- the LOC122833530 gene encoding plasma membrane calcium-transporting ATPase 1-like isoform X5 has protein sequence MANNTADHPPGNSVAEGGHDGGHDGGHDSDFGINMQELKDLMELRSAEAVGKIQDGHGDVQNICRKLKTSPIEGLSGNLADLEKRHAAFGKNFIPPKKAKTFLQLVWEALQDVTLIILEIAAIISLGLSFYHPPGGNAEACGQAAGGVEDEGEAQAGWIEGAAILFSVIIVVLVTAFNDWSKEKQFRGLQSRIEQEQKFTVIRKGQVIQIPVAEIVVGDIAQIKYGDLLPADGILIQGNDLKLDESSLTGESDQVRKSLDKDPMLLSGTHVMEGSGRMVVSAVGLNSQTGIIFTLLGSSEHDEEKKVKKGKKQGPPENRNKAKTQDGIALEIQPLKSEEATESEEKEEVKQVKKVNVTKKEKSVLQGKLTRLAVQIGKAGLFMSALTVIILILYFVIYTFAIQGLPWMAECTPIYIQYFVKFFIIGVTVLVVAVPEGLPLAVTISLAYSVKKMMKDNNLVRHLDACETMGNATAICSDKTGTLTMNRMTVVQAYVGDMHYRTVPEPDAINPGTLDTLVNSISVNSAYTTKILPPEKEGGLPRHVGNKTECALLGLVLGLKRDYQPIRDEIPEEKMYKVYTFNSSRKSMSTVLQNADGGFRMYSKGASEIVLRKCSRILDAKGQPRVFKTKDQDEMVKKVIEPMACDGLRTICVAYRDFPAEAGEPNWDNENDILNELTCIAVVGIEDPVRPEVPAAIAKCQRAGITVRMVTGDNINTARAIATKCGILLPGEEFLCLEGKEFNTQIRNDKGEVEQERLDKVWPKLRVLARSSPTDKHTLVKGIIDSTVGETRQVVAVTGDGTNDGPALKKADVGFAMGIAGTDVAKEASDIILTDDNFTSIVKAVMWGRNVYDSISKFLQFQLTVNVVAVIVAFTGACITQDSPLKAVQMLWVNLIMDTLASLALATEPPTESLLLRKPYGRDKPLISRTMMKNILGHAVFQLIIIFTLLFAGEKFFNIDSGRNAPLHSPPSEHYTIVFNVFVMMQLFNEINARKIHGERNVFEGVYKNPIFCSVVLGTFALQIIIVQFGGKPFSCAPLTIDQWLWCVFVGMGELLWGQLISAIPTHHLKFLKEAGHGITKEEIHKEDLTEDTDEIDHAEMELRRGQILWFRGLNRIQTQIKVVNAFRSSIFEMESPHSRSSIHSFMAHPEFLPHSEEEAPRFSIIEEKSDAIEELH, from the exons ATGGCCAACAACACAGCCGACCACCCTCCGGGGAACTCGGTGGCTGAGGGCGGCCATGACGGCGGCCATGACGGCGGCCATGACAGCGACTTCGGAATTAACATGCAGGAGCTGAAGGACCTGATGGAGCTGCGGAGCGCTGAGGCTGTCGGAAAGATCCAGGACGGTCACGGAGACGTGCAGAACATCTGCCGCAAGCTCAAGACCTCGCCCATCGAAG gacTGTCTGGAAACCTGGCCGATCTAGAAAAGCGCCACGCTGCATTTGGGAAGAACTTTATTCCTCCCAAGAAGGCTAAGACGTTCCTACAGCTGGTGTGGGAGGCGCTGCAGGACGTCACACTGATCATCCTGGAGATCGCCGCCATCATCTCCCTGGGCCTGTCCTTCTACCATCCACCAGGGGGCAATGCTGAAG CATGTGGCCAGGCTGCGGGCGGCGTGGAGGACGAGGGAGAGGCGCAGGCCGGCTGGATCGAGGGAGCCGCCATCTTGTTCTCTGTCATCATCGTGGTTCTGGTCACGGCCTTCAACGACTGGTCCAAGGAGAAGCAGTTCCGCGGCCTCCAGAGTCGCATCGAGCAGGAGCAGAAGTTCACAGTCATCCGGAAAGGCCAGGTGATCCAGATCCCCGTGGCTGAGATTGTGGTGGGAGACATCGCTCAGATCAAGTACG GAGACCTGCTTCCCGCCGACGGCATCCTGATCCAAGGCAACGACCTGAAGCTGGATGAGAGCTCTCTGACCGGAGAGTCGGATCAGGTCCGGAAGTCCCTGGACAAAGACCCCATGCTGCTGTCCG GGACTCATGTGATGGAAGGCTCTGGCAGGATGGTGGTGTCTGCCGTTGGCCTCAACTCCCAGACCGGCATCATCTTCACCCTGCTGGGCTCCAGTGAGCACGACGAGGAGAAGAAAGTCAAAAAAG GTAAAAAACAAGGACCCCCCGAAAATCGCAACAAAG CCAAAACCCAGGACGGCATCGCGCTGGAGATCCAGCCGCTGAAGAGCGAGGAGGCCACCGAGtcggaggagaaggaggaggtgaagcaGGTCAAGAAGGTCAACGTGACCAAGAAGGAGAAGTCTGTTCTGCAGGGCAAGCTGACCCGGCTGGCGGTCCAGATCGGCAAGGCTG GTCTGTTCATGTCCGCCCTCACcgtcatcatcctcatcctctaCTTCGTCATCTACACGTTCGCCATCCAGGGCCTCCCCTGGATGGCCGAGTGCACGCCCATCTACATCCAGTACTTCGTCAAGTTCTTCATCATCGGCGTGACTGTTCTGGTGGTGGCGGTTCCCGAGGGGCTGCCGCTCGCCGTCACCATCTCTCTGGCCTATTCCGTCAAGAAGATGATGAAGGACAACAACCTGGTGCGCCACCTGGACGCCTGTGAGACAATGGGCAACGCCACGGCCATCTGCTCGGACAAGACGGGCACGCTGACCATGAACCGCATGACCGTGGTGCAGGCGTACGTCGGCGACATGCACTACAGGACGGTCCCGGAACCCGACGCCATCAACCCGGGAACCCTGGACACCCTGGTCAACAGCATCTCCGTCAACTCCGCCTACACCACCAAGATCTTG CCTCCAGAGAAGGAAGGCGGCCTCCCGCGCCACGTCGGCAACAAGACGGAGTGCGCCCTGCTGGGCCTGGTGCTGGGCCTGAAGAGGGActaccagccaatcagagacgaGATCCCAGAGGAAAAGATGTACAAGGTTTACACGTTCAACTCCTCCCGCAAGTCCATGAGCACAGTGCTGCAGAACGCTGATGGAGGCTTCCGGATGTACAGCAAAGGAGCGTCGGAAATCGTCCTGAGGAA GTGCTCCCGGATCCTAGACGCCAAGGGTCAGCCCCGTGTGTTCAAGACCAAAGACCAAGACGAGATGGTGAAGAAGGTGATCGAGCCGATGGCGTGCGACGGACTGCGGACCATCTGCGTGGCGTACCGGGATTTCCCTGCTGAGGCCGGGGAACCCAACTGGGACAACGAGAACGACATCCTGAACGAGCTGACCTGCATCGCCGTGGTGGGCATCGAGGACCCCGTCAGACCCGAG GTACCCGCGGCTATCGCTAAGTGCCAGCGGGCGGGAATCACCGTGCGCATGGTAACCGGGGACAACATCAACACGGCCCGCGCCATCGCCACCAAGTGCGGCATCCTGCTGCCAGGAGAGGAGTTCCTCTGTCTGGAGGGCAAAGAGTTCAACACGCAGATCAGGAACGACAAGGGAGAG GTAGAACAGGAGCGTCTGGACAAAGTCTGGCCCAAACTTCGTGTTTTAGCGCGTTCATCGCCGACGGATAAACACACCCTGGTTAAAG GAATCATCGACAGCACGGTGGGAGAAACCCGACAGGTGGTGGCCGTGACGGGAGACGGCACCAACGATGGCCCTGCTCTCAAGAAAGCCGACGTCGGCTTTGCCATG GGCATCGCCGGTACCGACGTGGCCAAGGAGGCCTCTGACATCATCCTGACCGACGATAACTTCACCAGCATCGTAAAGGCCGTCATGTGGGGCAGGAATGTCTACGACAGCATCTCCAAGTTCCTGCAGTTCCAGCTGACCGTCAACGTGGTGGCCGTGATCGTGGCCTTCACCGGCGCCTGCATCACTCAG GACTCCCCTCTGAAGGCCGTGCAGATGCTGTGGGTCAACCTCATTATGGACACGCTGGCGTCCCTCGCTCTGGCCACCGAACCGCCCACCGAGTCGCTGCTGCTACGCAAACCCTACGGCCGCGACAAGCCCCTCATCTCCCGGACCATGATGAAGAACATTCTGGGCCACGCCGTGTTCCagctcatcatcatcttcactCTGCTGTTTGCAG GGGAAAAGTTCTTCAACATCGACAGCGGCCGCAACGCTCCGCTGCACTCCCCGCCGTCTGAACACTACACCATCGTCTTCAACGTGTTCGTGATGATGCAGCTCTTCAATGAGATCAACGCCAGGAAGATCCACGGCGAGAGGAACGTGTTCGAGGGCGTGTACAAGAATCCCATCTTCTGCAGCGTGGTCCTGGGCACCTTTGCCCTGCAG ATCATCATCGTTCAGTTCGGAGGGAAGCCGTTCTCCTGCGCGCCGCTCACCATCGACCAGTGGCTGTGGTGCGTCTTCGTGGGAATGGGCGAGCTGCTGTGGGGACAG CTGATCTCGGCCATCCCGACCCACCACCTCAAGTTCCTGAAGGAAGCGGGCCACGGCATCACCAAGGAGGAGATCCACAAGGAGGACCTGACGGAGGACACGGACGAGATCGACCACGCAGAGATGGAGCTGCGGCGAGGCCAGATCCTCTGGTTCCGAGGGCTCAACCGGATCCAAACCCAG